The Georgenia faecalis genome includes a window with the following:
- the fdxA gene encoding ferredoxin, with protein sequence MTYVIAQPCVDIKDKACVDECPVDCIYEGQRSLYIHPDECVDCGACEPVCPVEAIYYEDDVPDQWSDYYRANVEFFNDLGSPGGAAKMGLIAKDDPLIAALPPQA encoded by the coding sequence GTGACGTACGTCATCGCTCAGCCCTGTGTCGACATCAAGGACAAGGCCTGCGTCGACGAGTGCCCGGTCGACTGCATCTACGAGGGCCAGCGCTCCCTGTACATCCACCCCGACGAGTGCGTCGACTGCGGGGCGTGCGAGCCGGTCTGCCCGGTCGAGGCGATCTACTACGAGGACGACGTCCCGGACCAGTGGTCGGACTACTACCGCGCCAACGTCGAGTTCTTCAACGACCTGGGCTCCCCGGGCGGTGCGGCGAAGATGGGACTCATCGCCAAGGACGACCCGCTCATCGCCGCCCTGCCCCCGCAGGCCTGA
- a CDS encoding flavin reductase family protein produces MPEPGVPPAGAGPAPEQLVDRFRTTMQRLPSGVTVVSLRQGATDYAMTATAVASVSLRPPMVLFCVHTDARVREVLDEVDTWAISLLDAGAGVAAERLASPGRPALGQLLGIAHHRGAASGAALLDAAQGWVECRTAWVKNAGDHDVVVGEVLDAQLGPTATGGLVHHLGRVRVLPGR; encoded by the coding sequence ATGCCTGAGCCGGGCGTGCCGCCCGCCGGGGCCGGACCCGCGCCGGAGCAGCTCGTCGACCGGTTCCGCACGACGATGCAGCGCCTGCCCAGCGGCGTGACCGTGGTGTCGCTGCGCCAGGGCGCCACCGACTACGCGATGACCGCGACGGCCGTCGCCTCCGTCTCCCTGCGGCCGCCGATGGTCCTCTTCTGCGTGCACACCGACGCGCGGGTGCGTGAGGTGCTCGACGAGGTGGACACCTGGGCGATCTCCCTCCTCGACGCCGGCGCCGGGGTCGCCGCCGAGCGGCTGGCCAGCCCCGGGCGGCCCGCCCTCGGCCAGCTCCTCGGGATCGCGCACCACCGGGGGGCCGCGAGCGGCGCCGCGCTCCTCGACGCCGCCCAGGGGTGGGTCGAGTGCCGCACCGCGTGGGTGAAGAACGCGGGCGACCACGACGTCGTCGTCGGCGAGGTGCTCGACGCTCAGCTCGGCCCCACGGCCACGGGCGGTCTCGTCCACCACCTCGGGCGCGTGCGAGTCCTCCCGGGGCGCTGA
- a CDS encoding PIG-L family deacetylase: MTTASPQRLLGVFAHPDDETIGAGALLALAARGGHDVSVVTCTRGERGEVVAPELAALRGDGPALAARREQELDAALVALGVDRHLFLDQVPGLAEHHPARFVDSGMMWVRPGIAGPATDAGRDAFSVLDVEVLATLLAVVVRQLRPTVVLTEEPGGGYGHPDHVQAHRVTMRAVELAAGAPGRHELVRFLDADQPWRVPTVAWVAMSREDVVVATDELAERLRGVDVRSATGEPLRPPTPVPDDAELPSVVVPAGGIAATLDARGVVEDVLLALRAHHSQVQAVAAVPTPGRLAGSFALADGALHPLLDRAYVRLAPGYALPADLLVPSAPGGAAAFGPDRGPAAAAGASAAPNHPAAAPVAPPAAWPVAPPAAPRASGRPARRRSLVDPAWPYTLPVAFAAGLITAALGTVVHRFEWQGWPVGMVLALVSVLAASTAARAFAGYGGTIVATLTVVFTTQAMTFVRPGGDVLVTGEPMSYAWLLGAPVLALLPVVLPTRWFADARRRGNA; this comes from the coding sequence GTGACGACGGCCAGCCCCCAGCGCCTCCTCGGCGTCTTCGCCCACCCCGACGACGAGACCATCGGCGCCGGCGCGCTGCTCGCCCTGGCCGCCCGCGGGGGCCACGACGTCTCGGTCGTCACCTGCACACGCGGGGAGCGGGGCGAGGTCGTCGCCCCCGAGCTCGCCGCGCTGCGCGGGGACGGCCCGGCGCTCGCGGCCCGCCGCGAGCAGGAGCTCGACGCCGCCCTCGTCGCCCTCGGCGTGGACCGCCACCTGTTCCTCGACCAGGTCCCCGGCCTCGCCGAGCACCACCCCGCGCGCTTCGTCGACTCCGGGATGATGTGGGTGCGCCCGGGCATCGCCGGACCCGCGACGGACGCGGGGCGCGACGCCTTCAGCGTCCTCGACGTCGAGGTGCTCGCCACGCTGCTCGCGGTCGTCGTGCGCCAGCTGCGCCCCACGGTGGTCCTCACCGAGGAGCCCGGGGGCGGCTACGGCCACCCGGACCACGTCCAGGCCCACCGGGTGACGATGCGGGCCGTCGAGCTCGCCGCCGGGGCGCCGGGCCGGCACGAGCTCGTCCGGTTCCTCGACGCCGACCAGCCGTGGCGGGTGCCCACCGTCGCCTGGGTGGCGATGTCCCGGGAGGACGTCGTCGTGGCGACGGACGAGCTCGCCGAGCGCCTGCGCGGCGTCGACGTCCGGTCCGCCACCGGGGAGCCGCTCCGGCCGCCGACGCCCGTGCCCGACGACGCCGAGCTGCCGTCGGTCGTGGTCCCCGCCGGTGGGATCGCGGCGACCCTGGACGCCCGCGGCGTGGTCGAGGACGTCCTCCTCGCCCTGCGGGCGCACCACAGCCAGGTCCAGGCGGTCGCGGCCGTGCCGACGCCGGGACGTCTCGCCGGGTCCTTCGCCCTCGCCGACGGCGCCCTCCACCCCCTGCTCGACCGCGCGTACGTGCGGCTCGCGCCGGGGTACGCCCTGCCGGCCGACCTGCTCGTCCCGTCCGCGCCGGGGGGCGCCGCGGCGTTCGGCCCGGACCGTGGGCCTGCCGCCGCCGCCGGTGCGAGTGCCGCCCCGAACCACCCGGCGGCCGCGCCGGTCGCTCCTCCGGCTGCCTGGCCGGTCGCCCCGCCGGCCGCCCCGCGGGCGAGCGGGCGCCCCGCGCGCCGCCGGTCGCTCGTTGACCCCGCCTGGCCGTACACCCTGCCCGTCGCTTTCGCCGCCGGGCTGATCACGGCGGCGCTGGGGACCGTCGTCCACCGCTTCGAGTGGCAGGGGTGGCCGGTGGGCATGGTGCTGGCCCTCGTGAGCGTCCTGGCCGCCTCGACGGCGGCGCGCGCCTTCGCCGGATACGGCGGCACCATCGTCGCCACCCTCACCGTCGTGTTCACCACCCAGGCGATGACGTTCGTGCGGCCGGGCGGGGACGTCCTCGTCACCGGCGAGCCGATGAGCTACGCGTGGCTGCTCGGCGCCCCGGTCCTCGCGCTCCTGCCCGTCGTCCTGCCCACCCGCTGGTTCGCCGACGCGCGCCGGAGGGGCAATGCCTGA
- a CDS encoding VanW family protein, translating into MRSQGTPVVDVERHARPGRRRRRRAPLVLATVLVLLVAAYAAATWYVGDRVPRGTTVAGVAIGGLPAAEARERLESALGDAVSAPIPVVLGENETTIDPAEAAFTFDTAATVDELTGFSFDPRSLLRHLTGGREHVPVTTVDRDALTAALERVDGVVGVAPVEGAIALVDGAAEVTEPVPGTAVDVPAAVDLLAEDWLTGPHPVPLPSTEVPPVVGREAVEAARTELAAPLTGAPVSVLVDDRLVELTPADLTSAAAIVPDGPELVLELDGEALVALLTERDPELAAPGRDAAIVLQGGVPTVVPSTTGLGLDVEEVTAAVRAAALSPSDRTAEVSRIVVEPEFTTAEAEALGVTQVVSTFSTPLFHDPVRTQNLVTGTREISGTLVRPGETFSLIEALGPITAERGFAASGVVVDGLETTGMGGGLSQLSTTTFNAAYFAGMELVEFQPHSHHYARYPEGREATLFTPHVDLKWRNTTEYGALVEAWVADNQVHVRLWGTPYFDVESQTGERYNITQPTTVYNSGPNCVANSSPDPGFTVQVTRTVLREGTQVDQRTYTTTYRPWDRVVCGSAPG; encoded by the coding sequence ATGCGATCGCAGGGGACGCCGGTCGTCGACGTCGAGCGGCACGCGCGTCCCGGGCGTCGTCGCCGGCGCCGGGCACCGCTGGTCCTCGCGACCGTCCTCGTCCTCCTCGTCGCCGCCTACGCGGCGGCCACCTGGTACGTCGGTGACCGCGTCCCGCGGGGAACCACGGTCGCGGGCGTCGCCATCGGCGGCCTCCCGGCCGCGGAAGCGCGGGAACGGCTCGAGTCCGCGCTCGGCGACGCGGTGAGCGCGCCGATCCCGGTCGTGCTCGGTGAGAACGAGACCACGATCGACCCCGCCGAGGCCGCCTTCACCTTCGACACCGCCGCCACCGTCGACGAGCTCACCGGCTTCTCCTTCGACCCCCGTTCGCTCCTGCGCCACCTCACCGGCGGCCGCGAGCACGTCCCCGTCACCACCGTGGACCGGGACGCCCTCACGGCGGCCCTGGAGCGGGTCGACGGCGTCGTCGGCGTCGCCCCCGTCGAGGGCGCGATCGCCCTGGTCGACGGCGCGGCCGAGGTCACCGAGCCGGTGCCCGGCACCGCGGTGGACGTCCCGGCGGCCGTGGACCTCCTCGCCGAGGACTGGCTCACCGGCCCCCACCCCGTCCCGCTGCCGTCCACGGAGGTCCCGCCCGTCGTCGGCCGGGAGGCGGTCGAGGCCGCGCGCACCGAGCTGGCGGCGCCGCTCACCGGGGCCCCCGTGTCCGTGCTCGTGGACGACCGGCTCGTGGAGCTGACGCCGGCGGACCTCACCTCCGCGGCGGCGATCGTCCCGGACGGCCCCGAGCTCGTCCTCGAGCTCGACGGCGAGGCCCTCGTCGCGCTCCTCACCGAGCGCGACCCCGAGCTCGCCGCACCGGGGCGCGACGCCGCCATCGTCCTCCAGGGCGGCGTGCCCACCGTCGTCCCCTCGACGACCGGGCTCGGGCTCGACGTCGAGGAGGTGACCGCGGCCGTGCGCGCGGCGGCCCTGTCGCCCAGCGACCGCACCGCCGAGGTCTCCCGCATCGTCGTCGAGCCCGAGTTCACCACGGCCGAGGCCGAGGCGCTGGGTGTCACCCAGGTGGTCTCCACCTTCTCCACGCCGCTCTTCCACGACCCGGTGCGGACCCAGAACCTCGTCACCGGCACCCGGGAGATCTCCGGCACCCTGGTCAGGCCGGGGGAGACGTTCAGCCTCATCGAGGCGCTGGGACCGATCACCGCGGAGCGTGGCTTCGCCGCCTCCGGCGTCGTCGTCGACGGCCTGGAGACCACCGGCATGGGCGGTGGCCTGTCCCAGCTGTCGACGACCACCTTCAACGCGGCGTACTTCGCCGGGATGGAGCTCGTGGAGTTCCAGCCGCACTCCCACCACTACGCCCGCTACCCCGAGGGCCGGGAGGCGACGCTCTTCACCCCGCACGTCGACCTCAAGTGGCGCAACACCACGGAGTACGGCGCGCTCGTGGAGGCGTGGGTGGCGGACAACCAGGTCCACGTGCGGCTGTGGGGCACGCCGTACTTCGACGTGGAGTCGCAGACCGGTGAGCGCTACAACATCACCCAGCCGACCACCGTCTACAACAGCGGCCCCAACTGCGTGGCGAACAGCTCGCCCGACCCGGGGTTCACGGTCCAGGTCACCCGCACCGTGCTCCGGGAGGGCACGCAGGTGGACCAGCGCACGTACACGACGACGTACCGCCCCTGGGACCGGGTGGTCTGCGGGAGTGCACCGGGCTGA
- a CDS encoding general stress protein: MTDTVPGPAARYEPVVEVTTYPEAQRLVDRLSDRGFPVEHVRIVGVGIRSVEQVTGRRTNGRAALDGAAGGAWFGLLVGLLLALFVVDVQWLTVLLVAVAFGAAWGALFGFLAHWSTGGRRDFSSVTSFEASRYEIQVDAAHRAEAAHLLGDAATPPGPA, translated from the coding sequence ATGACCGACACCGTTCCCGGGCCGGCGGCCCGGTACGAACCCGTGGTCGAGGTGACGACCTACCCGGAGGCGCAGCGCCTCGTCGACCGGCTCTCCGACCGCGGCTTCCCGGTCGAGCACGTGCGGATCGTCGGCGTGGGCATCCGGTCCGTCGAGCAGGTCACCGGGCGCCGGACGAACGGGCGCGCGGCGCTCGACGGCGCCGCCGGCGGCGCATGGTTCGGCCTGCTCGTCGGGCTCCTGCTCGCCCTGTTCGTCGTGGACGTCCAGTGGCTGACGGTGCTCCTGGTGGCCGTGGCCTTCGGCGCCGCGTGGGGGGCGCTGTTCGGCTTCCTCGCGCACTGGTCCACCGGCGGGCGGCGCGACTTCTCCAGCGTCACGTCGTTCGAGGCGAGCCGCTACGAGATCCAGGTGGACGCCGCTCACCGGGCGGAGGCGGCGCACCTCCTCGGTGATGCAGCGACGCCCCCCGGCCCCGCCTGA
- a CDS encoding citrate synthase encodes MSDATPTPATFQVDGTTLQFERVQAREGNDGVVISNLLKETGLVTLDSGFMNTATTTSQITYIDGDEGILRYRGYPIDQLAAGSSFLEVAYLLIYGELPDASALEQFTTRVTRHRLLHEDFKSFFTAFPANGHPMAILQSGIAGLATYYQHTLDPKDPEQLELATVLLLAKVPTMIAYIAKRALGLPLLYPDSSRGYVEDFLRLTFHLPYQDKSVDPVLTKALDMLLILHADHEQNCSTSTVRMVGSSHANIYASIAAGVGALSGPLHGGANEAVLSMLDAIKAGGGDASDFMRRVKDKEDGVRLMGFGHRVYKNYDPRAAIVKDAAHEVLTQLGSSDELLDIAMGLEDIALHDDYFIERKLYPNVDFYTGLIYKAMGFPTQMFTPLFAMGRLPGWIAQYREMIADPTTKIGRPRQVYTGEGERDFVALDQR; translated from the coding sequence ATGTCCGATGCCACGCCCACGCCGGCGACGTTCCAGGTCGACGGCACGACGCTCCAGTTCGAACGCGTCCAGGCGCGCGAGGGCAACGACGGCGTCGTCATCTCGAACCTGCTCAAGGAGACCGGGCTCGTCACGCTCGACTCCGGGTTCATGAACACGGCGACGACGACGTCGCAGATCACCTACATCGACGGTGACGAGGGCATCCTGCGCTACCGCGGCTACCCGATCGACCAGCTGGCGGCCGGGTCCTCGTTCCTCGAGGTGGCCTACCTCCTCATCTACGGCGAGCTGCCCGACGCCTCGGCGCTCGAGCAGTTCACCACCCGGGTGACCCGCCACCGCCTGCTTCACGAGGACTTCAAGTCCTTCTTCACCGCGTTCCCGGCGAACGGCCACCCCATGGCCATCCTCCAGTCGGGCATCGCCGGCCTCGCCACCTACTACCAGCACACGCTCGACCCGAAGGACCCCGAGCAGCTCGAGCTCGCCACGGTCCTGCTGCTGGCCAAGGTGCCGACGATGATCGCCTACATCGCCAAGCGGGCCCTCGGCCTCCCGCTGCTCTACCCGGACTCCTCGCGGGGCTACGTCGAGGACTTCCTCCGGCTCACGTTCCACCTGCCCTACCAGGACAAGAGCGTCGACCCGGTCCTCACCAAGGCCCTCGACATGCTCCTCATCCTCCACGCCGACCACGAGCAGAACTGCTCGACGTCGACGGTGCGGATGGTGGGCTCCTCGCACGCCAACATCTACGCCTCCATCGCGGCCGGCGTGGGCGCGCTGTCCGGCCCGCTGCACGGTGGCGCGAACGAGGCGGTCCTCAGCATGCTCGACGCCATCAAGGCCGGCGGCGGGGACGCCTCGGACTTCATGCGCCGGGTGAAGGACAAGGAGGACGGCGTCCGGCTCATGGGCTTCGGCCACCGGGTGTACAAGAACTACGACCCCCGCGCCGCCATCGTCAAGGACGCCGCCCACGAGGTGCTCACCCAGCTCGGCAGCTCCGACGAGCTGCTCGACATCGCCATGGGCCTGGAGGACATCGCCCTCCACGACGACTACTTCATCGAGCGCAAGCTGTACCCCAACGTCGACTTCTACACCGGCCTCATCTACAAGGCCATGGGCTTCCCCACGCAGATGTTCACCCCGCTGTTCGCCATGGGGCGCCTGCCCGGCTGGATCGCCCAGTACCGCGAGATGATCGCCGACCCGACG
- the dapC gene encoding succinyldiaminopimelate transaminase, whose amino-acid sequence MPLHPEALPDFPWDSLADARRRASAHPDGIVDLSVGTPVDPTPDVVTRALAAAADSPGYPTTQGTAALREAVVDWFARRRGVPDLRPEAVLPTIGSKELVAFLPALLGMGPGDVVMHPSIAYPTYDVGARLVGAEPFPADATTAIGPGRVRLVWLNSPSNPTGRVLGVEHLAKVVAWARERGAVVASDECYAELAWDEPWVSEGVPSLLDPRVTGGSHEGLLVLYSASKQSNLAGYRAAFAAGDPALVERLLAVRKHAGMMMPAPVQAALAAALGDDAHVAQQRERYRARREVLLAGCAAGGLQVAPESQAGLYLWARLPGATGREIVAALAERGILAAPGEFYGPLGADHVRIALTATDERVAAAARRLAEAPLR is encoded by the coding sequence ATGCCGCTGCACCCCGAGGCGCTGCCGGACTTCCCGTGGGACAGCCTGGCGGACGCCCGCCGTCGCGCGTCCGCCCACCCGGACGGCATCGTCGACCTCTCCGTCGGCACCCCCGTCGACCCGACGCCCGACGTCGTCACCCGCGCGCTCGCCGCGGCGGCGGACTCGCCGGGCTACCCGACCACCCAGGGCACCGCGGCCCTGCGCGAGGCGGTCGTCGACTGGTTCGCCCGGCGCCGCGGCGTGCCCGACCTGCGCCCCGAGGCCGTCCTGCCGACCATCGGCTCCAAGGAGCTCGTCGCGTTCCTGCCCGCCCTGCTGGGCATGGGCCCCGGCGACGTCGTCATGCACCCGAGCATCGCCTACCCCACGTACGACGTCGGGGCACGGCTGGTCGGGGCCGAACCCTTCCCCGCCGACGCGACCACGGCCATCGGGCCGGGCCGGGTGCGGCTCGTCTGGCTCAACTCCCCGTCCAACCCCACCGGGCGCGTGCTCGGGGTGGAGCACCTCGCCAAGGTCGTCGCCTGGGCGCGGGAGCGCGGGGCCGTCGTGGCGAGCGACGAGTGCTACGCCGAGCTCGCCTGGGACGAGCCCTGGGTGAGCGAGGGCGTGCCGAGCCTCCTCGACCCGCGCGTCACCGGCGGCAGCCACGAGGGCCTGCTCGTCCTGTACTCCGCGAGCAAGCAGTCCAACCTCGCCGGCTACCGCGCGGCCTTCGCCGCCGGCGACCCGGCGCTCGTGGAGCGCCTCCTCGCCGTGCGCAAGCACGCCGGGATGATGATGCCGGCGCCGGTCCAGGCGGCCCTGGCCGCAGCGCTCGGCGACGACGCCCACGTGGCCCAGCAGCGCGAGCGCTACCGCGCGCGCCGGGAGGTGCTCCTCGCCGGGTGCGCGGCCGGCGGGCTGCAGGTTGCCCCGGAGAGCCAGGCCGGCCTCTACCTGTGGGCCCGGCTCCCCGGCGCCACCGGCCGGGAGATCGTCGCCGCGCTCGCCGAGCGCGGCATCCTCGCGGCCCCGGGGGAGTTCTACGGCCCCCTCGGCGCCGACCACGTCCGGATCGCCCTCACCGCGACCGACGAGCGCGTGGCGGCGGCGGCCCGGCGCCTCGCCGAGGCGCCGCTGCGCTGA